One region of Oryza glaberrima chromosome 7, OglaRS2, whole genome shotgun sequence genomic DNA includes:
- the LOC127780445 gene encoding probable xylan O-acetyltransferase 11, with product MLTESNSDGPVVPDGRLIRGAPMNKHSTFWKGADILAFNSYLWWMTGEKIQILKGADEDMSKDIVEMEAEEAYRLVLHQVTRWLERNVDPKSARVFFVTTSPTHAGAGGGGCYNQTSPVGAADAASYRGSMSRRMLQVPGAAVLAPARRRSSPCSPRPAEGERRQRERKREGREMGGRRKRERMTCGAQMLVGRTIFMCVIDNRVSRILFNSNAT from the exons ATGCTCACCGAGTCCAACTCCGACGGCCCCGTCGTCCCCGACGGCCGCCTCATCCGCGGCGCCCCCATGAACAAGCACTCCACCTTCTGGAAGGGCGCCGACATCCTCGCCTTCAACTCCTACCTCTGGTGGATGACTGGCGAAAAGATCCAGATCCT GAAAGGCGCGGACGAGGACATGAGCAAGGACATCGtggagatggaggcggaggaggcgtacAGGCTGGTGCTGCACCAGGTGACGCGGTGGCTGGAGCGCAACGTGGACCCCAAGAGCGCGCGGGTGTTCTTCGTCACGACGTCGCCGACGCacgccggcgctggcggcggcggctgctatAACCAGACATCACCAGTGGGCGCAGCCGACGCGGCGTCGTATCGCGGGAGCATGAGCCGGCGGATGCTGCAggtccccggcgccgccgttctggcccccgcccgccgccgctccagcccgtGCTCCCCTCGGccggccgaaggggagagaagacaaagagaaagaaagagagaagggagggagatgggaggaagaagaaagagagagaggatgacatgtggggcccagaTGTTAGTGGGCCGCACAATTTTTATGTGTGTGATTGACAACCGGGTCTCACGTATactttttaattcaaatgctacctaa